In one window of Halomarina pelagica DNA:
- the nuoL gene encoding NADH-quinone oxidoreductase subunit L — translation MAGVFDYAPAIALLPFVSFLVALFGGKYMPKKGALAGIVATGGSLALSAWVALTVLGGETYNQVIYTFVATQDPFALEFGLLLDQLSSLMLVIVSLIAFLVHVFSLGYMNDEGEIGLPRYYAELGLFSASMLAFVMSSNLLMAFMFFELVGLCSYLLIGFWFRDDGPASAAKKAFLVTRFGDYFFLIGVVAVFATFGTAAFAGGESFPHLAEQALHGEAQVNTFGFAPETWFTVLGLLVLGGVMGKSAQFPFHTWLPDAMEGPTPVSALIHAATMVAAGVYLVARMYGFYALSPTALAVIAFVGGFTALFAATMGVVKREIKQVLAYSTISQYGYIMLALGTGGYVAAVFHLTTHAVFKALLFLGAGSVIIAMHHNEDMWDMGGLKDRMPVTYWTFLSGSLALAGIVPFSGFWSKDEVLFEALVHGLGGNPLLLAAYAMGLLAVFLTGFYTFRMVILTFHGEPRTDTARDPHGVRWNVKGPLVVLGVLAAVVGFINAAPIAELTGAHVDFLHSWLFHGPENLTGEHYETLLEEFAGYEAAYPLGEVGTMLASAAVSLGLALAGAGLAVALYRGPAPVEHTDRLGSIKTLLFNNYYQDEYQVWLAEGLTANVARGADKFDQGVIDGVVNGVSSVSLFSGSRIRRIQTGIVSNYAALLTLGLVALIVALGLVGGWF, via the coding sequence ATGGCAGGAGTATTCGACTACGCGCCGGCGATCGCACTGTTGCCGTTCGTCTCGTTCCTCGTCGCGCTCTTCGGGGGGAAGTACATGCCGAAGAAGGGCGCGCTCGCCGGCATCGTCGCGACCGGCGGCTCGCTCGCGCTGTCCGCCTGGGTGGCGCTGACGGTGCTCGGCGGCGAGACGTACAACCAGGTCATCTACACGTTCGTGGCCACCCAGGACCCGTTCGCCCTGGAGTTCGGCCTGCTGCTCGACCAGCTCTCCTCGCTGATGCTGGTCATCGTCTCGCTCATCGCGTTCCTCGTACACGTGTTCAGCCTCGGCTACATGAACGACGAGGGCGAGATCGGGCTACCGCGGTACTACGCCGAACTCGGCCTGTTCAGCGCGAGCATGCTCGCGTTCGTGATGTCCTCGAACCTGCTGATGGCGTTCATGTTCTTCGAACTGGTCGGGCTCTGCTCGTACCTGCTCATCGGCTTCTGGTTCCGTGACGACGGCCCGGCGTCGGCGGCGAAGAAGGCGTTCCTCGTCACCCGCTTCGGTGACTACTTCTTCCTGATCGGCGTCGTCGCCGTGTTCGCCACGTTCGGCACGGCGGCGTTCGCGGGGGGAGAGAGCTTCCCCCACCTCGCCGAACAGGCCCTGCACGGCGAGGCCCAGGTGAACACCTTCGGCTTCGCGCCGGAGACCTGGTTCACGGTCCTCGGCCTGCTCGTGCTCGGGGGCGTGATGGGCAAGTCCGCCCAGTTCCCGTTCCACACGTGGCTGCCCGACGCGATGGAGGGCCCGACGCCCGTCTCCGCGCTCATCCACGCGGCGACGATGGTCGCCGCTGGCGTCTACCTCGTCGCGCGCATGTACGGCTTCTACGCCCTCTCGCCGACGGCGCTCGCGGTGATCGCCTTCGTCGGCGGCTTCACGGCGCTGTTCGCCGCGACGATGGGCGTCGTCAAGCGCGAGATCAAGCAGGTGCTCGCCTACTCGACCATCTCCCAGTACGGCTACATCATGCTCGCGCTGGGGACGGGCGGATACGTCGCCGCCGTCTTCCACCTGACCACCCACGCGGTGTTCAAGGCGCTGCTGTTCCTCGGCGCGGGGTCGGTCATCATCGCGATGCACCACAACGAGGACATGTGGGACATGGGCGGGCTGAAAGACCGCATGCCCGTCACCTACTGGACGTTCCTCTCGGGGTCGCTCGCGCTCGCGGGCATCGTCCCGTTCTCCGGCTTCTGGTCGAAGGACGAGGTGCTGTTCGAGGCGCTCGTCCACGGCCTCGGCGGGAACCCGCTGCTCCTCGCCGCCTACGCAATGGGCCTGCTCGCCGTCTTCCTGACGGGCTTCTACACCTTCCGGATGGTCATACTGACCTTCCACGGCGAGCCCCGGACGGACACGGCGCGTGATCCCCACGGCGTTCGCTGGAACGTCAAGGGGCCGCTCGTCGTCCTCGGCGTGCTCGCGGCGGTCGTCGGGTTCATCAACGCCGCGCCGATCGCGGAGCTGACCGGCGCGCACGTCGACTTCCTCCACTCGTGGCTGTTCCACGGGCCGGAGAACCTCACCGGCGAGCACTACGAGACGCTGCTCGAGGAGTTCGCCGGCTACGAGGCCGCCTACCCGCTCGGCGAGGTCGGCACGATGCTCGCCTCCGCGGCGGTGTCGCTCGGCCTCGCGCTCGCCGGTGCCGGGCTCGCGGTGGCGCTCTACCGCGGCCCCGCGCCGGTCGAACACACGGACAGACTCGGCTCGATCAAGACGTTGCTCTTCAACAACTACTACCAGGACGAGTACCAGGTGTGGCTCGCCGAGGGCCTGACGGCGAACGTCGCCCGGGGTGCCGACAAGTTCGACCAGGGCGTCATCGACGGCGTGGTCAACGGCGTCTCCAGCGTCTCGCTGTTCTCCGGCAGCCGCATCCGGCGCATCCAGACCGGGATCGTCTCCAACTACGCCGCGCTGCTCACGCTCGGGCTGGTCGCGCTCATCGTCGCGCTCGGGCTGGTCGGGGGGTGGTTCTGA
- a CDS encoding NADH-quinone oxidoreductase subunit D, giving the protein MSLEEPTPGSATEVGVTEQGLDYDAIESLLGDLVVGRESHVNAESFVVRPDRVAAALDRLKNRAGFDHLSCVTAQEYEDRFESIYHLKKYADPTHEVNLVVPTGRENPHSQSGNAVFRTADWHEREAYDLVGIEYDDHPDLRRILLPETWQGHPLRLDYDQEQPQVVAFREHANPLQQDQRDDDTDTMFVNIGPHHPATHGVLHLKTTLDGEQVADVDPDIGYLHRCEEQMCQQSTYRHQIMPYPDRWDYISAGILNEWAYARAAEDLADIDVPEYAQIIRTMSAELCRIASHMLAVGTFALDVYGDFTAIFMYATRDREIVQNILEDLTGQRLMFNYLRLGGVAWDLPDPREEFFEKTRDFLDDLPAKLEEYHDLITGNEIFQLRCVNTGVLEPDVAKSYGTTGPVARGSGIDYDLRRDDPYGYYPDLDWNVVVEDGCDNFARVLVRLREVEESAKIIEQCLDLLEDWPEDDREIQSNVPRTLKPENDREIYRAVEAAKGELGIYIRSDGTDKPARFKIRSPCFSNLQALPEMSEGEYVPDLVASLGSLDIVLGEVDR; this is encoded by the coding sequence ATGAGCCTGGAAGAACCCACTCCCGGATCGGCGACCGAGGTCGGCGTCACCGAGCAGGGACTCGACTACGACGCGATCGAGTCGCTCCTCGGCGACCTCGTCGTCGGCCGCGAGTCGCACGTCAACGCCGAGTCGTTCGTCGTCCGCCCCGACCGGGTGGCGGCCGCGCTCGACCGCCTCAAGAACCGGGCCGGCTTCGATCACCTGTCGTGCGTCACGGCCCAGGAGTACGAGGACCGCTTCGAGAGCATCTACCACCTGAAGAAGTACGCCGACCCGACCCACGAGGTCAACCTCGTCGTACCGACGGGGCGCGAGAACCCCCACAGCCAGTCCGGGAACGCGGTCTTCCGCACCGCGGACTGGCACGAGCGGGAGGCCTACGACCTCGTCGGCATCGAGTACGACGACCACCCCGATCTCCGGCGAATCCTCCTGCCGGAGACCTGGCAGGGTCATCCCCTTCGCCTCGACTACGATCAGGAGCAGCCCCAGGTCGTCGCCTTCCGGGAACACGCGAACCCCCTCCAGCAGGACCAGCGCGACGACGACACGGACACGATGTTCGTCAACATCGGGCCGCACCACCCGGCGACCCACGGGGTGTTGCACCTGAAGACGACGCTCGACGGCGAACAGGTCGCTGACGTCGATCCCGACATCGGTTACCTCCACCGCTGTGAGGAGCAGATGTGCCAGCAGAGCACCTACCGCCACCAGATCATGCCCTACCCCGACCGCTGGGACTACATCTCCGCGGGCATCCTCAACGAGTGGGCGTACGCGCGCGCGGCGGAGGACCTCGCCGACATCGACGTCCCGGAGTACGCACAGATCATCCGCACCATGAGCGCGGAGCTGTGCCGCATCGCGAGCCACATGCTCGCGGTGGGGACGTTCGCGCTCGACGTCTACGGCGACTTCACCGCCATCTTCATGTACGCGACGCGGGACCGCGAGATCGTCCAGAACATCCTGGAGGACCTCACCGGCCAGCGGCTCATGTTCAACTACCTCCGGCTGGGCGGCGTGGCGTGGGACCTGCCGGATCCCCGCGAGGAGTTCTTCGAGAAGACCCGCGACTTCCTCGACGACCTGCCCGCCAAACTCGAGGAGTACCACGACCTCATCACGGGCAACGAGATCTTCCAGCTCCGCTGCGTGAACACCGGCGTCCTCGAACCGGACGTGGCGAAGAGCTACGGGACGACGGGACCGGTCGCGCGTGGGTCGGGCATCGACTACGACCTGCGGCGGGACGATCCCTACGGGTACTACCCCGACCTCGACTGGAACGTCGTCGTCGAGGACGGCTGTGACAACTTCGCGCGCGTGCTCGTCCGCCTCCGCGAGGTCGAAGAATCCGCGAAGATCATCGAACAGTGTCTCGACCTGCTCGAAGACTGGCCGGAAGACGATCGCGAGATCCAGAGCAACGTCCCTCGCACCCTCAAACCCGAGAACGATCGGGAGATCTACCGGGCGGTCGAGGCGGCGAAGGGCGAACTCGGCATCTACATCCGGTCGGACGGCACCGACAAACCCGCGCGCTTCAAGATCCGAAGCCCCTGCTTTTCGAACCTGCAGGCGCTCCCGGAGATGTCCGAAGGCGAGTACGTCCCCGATCTGGTCGCCTCGCTCGGTAGCCTCGACATCGTCCTCGGGGAGGTCGATCGATGA
- a CDS encoding NADH-quinone oxidoreductase subunit A, translated as MSNPWIAIGALGVVAIGLPLVMMAMSAMLRPTVPEQGKSATYESGEVPTGTTRIRFNIQYYMVALLFVIFDIETVLIFPWTVIYRNAVSEAGLAQALVPMLIFIGVLLVGLVWAWRNGAVRWVRSDRTDRQQVET; from the coding sequence ATGAGTAACCCGTGGATAGCGATCGGCGCGTTGGGGGTCGTCGCGATCGGCCTCCCGCTGGTGATGATGGCGATGTCTGCGATGCTTCGCCCCACCGTGCCGGAGCAAGGGAAATCCGCCACCTACGAGAGCGGCGAGGTCCCGACGGGCACCACGCGCATCCGGTTCAACATCCAGTACTACATGGTTGCGCTCCTGTTCGTCATTTTCGACATCGAGACGGTCCTGATCTTTCCGTGGACCGTCATCTACCGAAACGCCGTCTCGGAGGCGGGCCTCGCACAGGCGCTGGTCCCGATGTTGATCTTCATCGGCGTCCTCCTCGTCGGTCTCGTCTGGGCGTGGCGCAACGGTGCGGTCCGCTGGGTGCGTTCGGACCGCACAGACAGACAGCAGGTAGAAACATGA
- the nuoK gene encoding NADH-quinone oxidoreductase subunit NuoK: MAVPVQYYLVLSAAVFCIGLFGILTRRNALFFLMSVELMLNAANINLVAFSYQFGNLTGQVFSLFTMALAAAEVAVGIGIILVLYRNFSDVDVTKATTMRW, translated from the coding sequence ATGGCCGTCCCCGTCCAGTACTACCTCGTGCTGTCGGCGGCGGTGTTCTGCATCGGCCTGTTCGGCATCCTGACCCGTCGCAACGCGCTGTTCTTCCTGATGAGCGTCGAACTCATGCTGAACGCGGCGAACATCAACCTCGTCGCGTTCTCCTACCAGTTCGGCAACCTCACCGGGCAGGTGTTCAGCCTGTTCACGATGGCGCTGGCCGCCGCGGAGGTGGCCGTCGGGATCGGCATCATCCTCGTACTGTACCGGAACTTCAGCGACGTGGACGTCACCAAGGCGACCACGATGAGGTGGTAA
- a CDS encoding DUF433 domain-containing protein, with protein MPVVSTPNVLGGDPRLEGRRISVLQVADLVLAGHGPEHVADQLGITLAEVHEAMAYYYNHPDQMEAVREAYEDLEADLAERSNAPHAPP; from the coding sequence ATGCCGGTAGTCAGCACGCCGAACGTACTCGGCGGCGACCCCCGTCTCGAAGGACGTCGTATCTCGGTACTACAGGTCGCTGATCTCGTACTCGCGGGGCACGGACCCGAGCACGTCGCCGACCAACTCGGCATCACCCTCGCGGAGGTCCACGAGGCGATGGCTTACTACTACAATCATCCCGACCAGATGGAGGCCGTCCGAGAAGCCTACGAAGACCTCGAAGCGGACCTGGCTGAACGGTCGAACGCGCCACACGCACCACCGTAG
- a CDS encoding complex I subunit 4 family protein: MLIEVLIAACLLGAAITFLAPDRVAGRLAFAISLVPVVVSVYMYSVFDGTGNVLLQGGQPAFETTVEWFTLGAYQLSYHTGLDGISMPLIALSTILTTLAILSAWTPIDERQSQFYGLMFVMEASLIGVFSALDFFVWFVFWEAVLIPMYFLIGVWGGPRRKYAAIKFFVYTNVASLVMFVGFFTLVFGLGDSIASLGLPEIAQALNRGALGSVYGLSGDAVALIAFVLMFFGFAVKVPVVPLHTWLPDAHVEAPTPVSVMLAGVLLKMGTYAMLRFNFTMLPEVATALAPYLAAIAVISVIYGALLALAQQDLKRIVAYSSVSSMGYVILGLVAYTVYGLGGATFQMISHGLISGLLFLCVGVIYNTTHTRMVGDMSGLADRMPVTVGALVAGSFAYMGLPLMAGFAAEFFIFVGTFDAGFAGAPVFTALAMFGIVIVAGYLLFALQRTVFGGFFSATDYPVREAGVHDLVPLVVLVVLIVVLGTAPDIAFAMIRDAVGPILDLDAAGYASVETLNALSALGGVQ; encoded by the coding sequence GTGCTGATCGAGGTCCTCATCGCCGCCTGCCTGCTCGGGGCGGCGATCACCTTCCTCGCCCCCGACCGCGTCGCCGGACGCCTCGCGTTCGCGATCAGCCTCGTGCCCGTCGTCGTCAGCGTCTACATGTACTCGGTCTTCGACGGCACGGGTAACGTCCTGCTGCAGGGCGGCCAGCCCGCCTTCGAGACCACGGTCGAGTGGTTCACGCTCGGGGCCTACCAGCTGTCCTACCACACCGGTCTGGACGGCATCTCGATGCCGCTTATCGCGCTCTCGACGATCCTGACGACGCTCGCCATCCTGAGCGCGTGGACGCCGATCGACGAGCGCCAGTCGCAGTTCTACGGGCTGATGTTCGTGATGGAGGCGAGCCTCATCGGCGTCTTCTCCGCGCTCGACTTCTTCGTCTGGTTCGTCTTCTGGGAGGCCGTCCTCATCCCGATGTACTTCCTCATCGGCGTCTGGGGCGGTCCGCGCCGGAAGTACGCCGCGATCAAGTTCTTCGTCTACACGAACGTCGCCTCGCTGGTGATGTTCGTCGGCTTCTTCACCCTCGTGTTCGGGCTGGGCGACTCGATCGCCAGCCTCGGCCTGCCCGAGATCGCGCAGGCGCTCAACCGGGGGGCGCTCGGCTCGGTCTACGGGCTCTCCGGCGACGCGGTCGCGCTGATCGCGTTCGTCCTCATGTTCTTCGGGTTCGCGGTGAAGGTGCCCGTCGTCCCGCTGCACACGTGGCTGCCCGACGCCCACGTCGAGGCCCCCACGCCGGTGTCGGTGATGCTGGCGGGCGTCCTCCTGAAGATGGGGACCTACGCCATGCTCCGGTTCAACTTCACGATGCTGCCGGAGGTGGCGACGGCGCTCGCGCCGTACCTCGCCGCGATCGCGGTGATCAGCGTCATCTACGGCGCGCTGCTCGCGCTCGCCCAGCAGGACCTGAAGCGCATCGTCGCGTACTCCTCGGTCTCGTCGATGGGCTATGTCATCCTCGGTCTCGTCGCCTACACCGTCTACGGGCTGGGCGGCGCGACCTTCCAGATGATCTCCCACGGCCTCATCTCGGGGCTGCTGTTCCTGTGCGTGGGCGTCATCTACAACACGACCCACACGCGCATGGTGGGCGACATGAGCGGGCTGGCCGACCGGATGCCCGTCACGGTCGGCGCGCTGGTCGCCGGCTCGTTCGCCTACATGGGCCTGCCGCTGATGGCCGGCTTCGCCGCGGAGTTCTTCATCTTCGTCGGCACGTTCGACGCCGGGTTCGCCGGCGCGCCCGTGTTCACCGCGCTGGCGATGTTCGGCATCGTCATCGTGGCCGGGTACCTGCTGTTCGCGCTCCAGCGGACGGTGTTCGGCGGGTTCTTCTCCGCGACCGACTACCCGGTGCGTGAGGCCGGCGTCCACGACCTCGTACCGCTGGTCGTGCTCGTCGTGCTCATCGTCGTGCTGGGGACGGCACCCGACATCGCGTTCGCGATGATCCGCGACGCGGTCGGCCCGATCCTCGACCTCGACGCCGCGGGCTACGCCAGCGTCGAGACGCTCAACGCGCTCTCCGCGCTCGGAGGTGTCCAATGA
- a CDS encoding NADH-quinone oxidoreductase subunit J: MAVAETLAFALFAIVTVGSALGVVLVRDVWHAALLLGVALLSVAVHYVMLRAEFLAAMQVLVYVGGVLILITFAVMLTRESASDEEVPA, from the coding sequence ATGGCAGTAGCAGAGACACTAGCATTCGCGCTGTTCGCCATCGTAACGGTGGGGAGCGCACTCGGCGTCGTGCTCGTGCGTGACGTCTGGCACGCGGCGCTGCTCCTCGGGGTGGCGCTGCTGTCGGTCGCGGTGCACTACGTCATGCTACGCGCCGAGTTCCTGGCGGCGATGCAGGTCCTCGTCTACGTCGGCGGGGTCCTCATCCTCATCACCTTCGCGGTGATGCTGACCCGCGAGTCCGCCAGCGACGAGGAGGTGCCAGCATGA
- a CDS encoding NADH-quinone oxidoreductase subunit J, which translates to MTTRPRLKLDGSSMVPGLAAVALFVVMAAVFLTAQYGQPQGFAEGSITASIGYAMFDLVNLATHESEGFLIAFEIIDVVLVAALVAAVMLARREGGSAHGPAGASVRTDGGRADRDDSTEDELADEPTDGESPGEGR; encoded by the coding sequence ATGACCACGCGTCCACGCTTGAAACTCGACGGCAGTAGCATGGTGCCGGGCCTCGCCGCGGTGGCGTTGTTCGTCGTCATGGCCGCGGTGTTCCTCACTGCGCAGTACGGCCAGCCGCAGGGCTTCGCCGAGGGGAGTATCACCGCGAGCATCGGCTACGCGATGTTCGACCTCGTGAACCTCGCCACCCACGAGTCCGAGGGCTTTCTCATCGCGTTCGAGATCATCGACGTCGTCCTCGTCGCCGCGCTGGTGGCGGCCGTGATGCTGGCGCGCCGCGAAGGCGGCTCCGCTCACGGCCCCGCCGGCGCGTCCGTTCGCACCGACGGCGGACGGGCGGACCGGGACGACTCGACCGAGGACGAACTGGCCGACGAACCGACCGACGGCGAATCCCCGGGGGAGGGCCGCTGA
- a CDS encoding NADH-quinone oxidoreductase subunit B — protein MGEGVDARFNSKLREAFGSTPFILTKFDKFMNWVRGSSMFMLQFGIACCSIEMMHTYAVKHDLDRFGAGVPRASPRQADVIIVPGTIVSKFAPRMKRVYDQMPEPKFVVGMGSCTISGGPFQEGYNVIKGAEEVIPVDIHVPGCPPRPEALVYGVAKLQERVANGETSPVTVKPYELEQFGDLDRDELVQHLASQIDEEDLVMRYNWAESP, from the coding sequence ATGGGCGAGGGGGTGGACGCCCGGTTCAACTCCAAGCTCCGCGAGGCGTTCGGCTCCACGCCGTTCATCCTCACCAAGTTCGACAAGTTCATGAACTGGGTCCGGGGCTCCTCCATGTTCATGCTGCAGTTCGGCATCGCCTGCTGCAGCATCGAGATGATGCACACCTACGCGGTCAAACACGACCTCGACCGCTTCGGTGCCGGCGTCCCGCGCGCCTCGCCGCGACAGGCCGACGTGATCATCGTCCCGGGCACCATCGTCTCGAAGTTCGCCCCGCGCATGAAGCGCGTCTACGACCAGATGCCCGAGCCGAAGTTCGTCGTCGGGATGGGCTCCTGTACGATCTCCGGCGGCCCCTTCCAGGAGGGCTACAACGTCATCAAGGGTGCCGAGGAGGTCATCCCGGTGGACATCCACGTCCCCGGGTGCCCCCCGCGCCCCGAGGCGCTCGTCTACGGCGTCGCGAAGCTCCAGGAGCGCGTCGCCAACGGCGAGACCTCCCCGGTGACGGTCAAGCCGTACGAACTCGAGCAGTTCGGCGACCTCGACCGCGACGAACTCGTCCAGCACCTCGCGAGCCAGATCGACGAGGAGGACCTCGTCATGCGCTACAACTGGGCGGAGTCGCCATGA
- a CDS encoding NuoI/complex I 23 kDa subunit family protein gives MIGILKGMATTMKHALDGTTFTVEYPDQAPEVSPRFRGVHKFSQERCIWCRQCENVCPNDTIQIVTDEQRNGEQYNLHIGQCVYCRLCEEVCPVDAILLTQNFEFTADTKDEFAYNMEQLKNVPWYKDIDPLASREPDRGAWIGEGEGDVDYQ, from the coding sequence ATGATTGGAATCCTCAAGGGCATGGCGACCACGATGAAACACGCCCTGGACGGGACGACGTTCACCGTCGAGTACCCCGACCAGGCACCGGAGGTCAGCCCCCGGTTCCGCGGCGTGCACAAGTTCAGCCAGGAGCGCTGCATCTGGTGTCGCCAGTGTGAGAACGTCTGCCCGAACGACACCATCCAGATCGTCACGGACGAACAGCGCAACGGCGAGCAGTACAACCTCCACATCGGCCAGTGCGTCTACTGCCGACTCTGCGAGGAGGTCTGCCCCGTCGACGCCATCCTGCTCACCCAGAACTTCGAGTTCACGGCGGACACGAAGGACGAGTTCGCCTACAACATGGAGCAGTTGAAGAACGTCCCCTGGTACAAGGACATCGACCCGCTCGCCTCCCGCGAGCCCGACCGCGGCGCGTGGATCGGCGAGGGCGAAGGCGACGTGGACTACCAGTAA
- a CDS encoding DUF5615 family PIN-like protein, with the protein MTRLAFLVDEHVPRVFTTSLRSSGFEATTARERYGERSNDRTILDDCRREEMVVVTNDRDFVRMGDEHAGIVMYTDRTLLLDAPLEAVEAITRINRYYTPAEIRNTVEWLDDWT; encoded by the coding sequence ATGACTCGACTGGCGTTTCTCGTCGACGAACACGTTCCGCGCGTGTTCACCACCTCCTTACGGTCCAGTGGGTTCGAGGCGACGACCGCCCGAGAACGGTACGGAGAGAGGAGCAACGATCGAACGATCCTCGACGACTGTCGACGGGAGGAGATGGTCGTCGTCACCAACGACCGTGACTTCGTCCGGATGGGCGACGAACACGCGGGCATCGTGATGTATACCGACCGGACCCTATTGCTCGATGCGCCGCTCGAGGCAGTCGAGGCGATCACCCGAATCAATCGGTACTACACGCCGGCGGAGATTCGCAACACCGTCGAATGGTTGGACGACTGGACATAG
- a CDS encoding complex I subunit 1/NuoH family protein produces MGPLETFVAALIAAFIVGNIMLITTAIAGPWAKRKITAAFTDRIAVNRVGPFGLLIIVADAVRLLSKELIIPEGADRPAFDLAPVVMVASALLGFAVIPMGSGIQLADPEVGLAYVFAVSSIASVGLVMGGYASNNKYSFLGGLRAVAQNIAYEIPLVVTAASVVIFAGSLQMSTIVNMQAEPLFTVAGITVPSWYAFVNPFAFVLFIAANLAEVGRNPFDVPEAPTEIVAGYQTEYSSVYFVLMYLAEFLHIFLGGAIIATIFLGGPAGPLLPGFVWFMIKIWAVFLLTQWARSAVPRVRIDQLIEIGWKGMLVLSFANLLLTAVIVGVIV; encoded by the coding sequence ATGGGGCCGCTCGAGACGTTCGTCGCGGCGCTGATCGCGGCGTTCATCGTCGGCAACATCATGCTCATCACGACCGCGATCGCGGGGCCGTGGGCGAAGCGGAAGATCACGGCGGCGTTCACCGACCGCATCGCGGTCAACCGGGTCGGGCCGTTCGGCCTGCTCATCATCGTCGCCGACGCGGTGCGCCTCCTCTCGAAGGAACTCATCATCCCCGAGGGCGCGGACCGCCCGGCGTTCGACCTCGCGCCCGTCGTGATGGTCGCCTCCGCCCTGCTCGGGTTCGCGGTCATCCCGATGGGTAGCGGCATCCAGCTCGCCGACCCCGAGGTCGGCCTCGCGTACGTCTTCGCGGTCTCCTCCATCGCCAGCGTCGGACTGGTGATGGGCGGCTACGCGTCGAACAACAAGTACTCGTTCCTCGGCGGTCTGCGCGCGGTGGCGCAGAACATCGCCTACGAGATTCCGCTCGTCGTCACGGCGGCGTCGGTGGTCATCTTCGCCGGCTCGCTCCAGATGAGCACCATCGTGAACATGCAGGCGGAGCCGCTGTTCACGGTGGCGGGCATCACCGTCCCCTCGTGGTACGCGTTCGTCAACCCGTTCGCGTTCGTGCTGTTCATCGCCGCCAACCTCGCCGAGGTCGGGCGCAACCCGTTCGACGTGCCCGAGGCCCCGACCGAGATCGTCGCCGGGTACCAGACGGAGTATTCCTCGGTCTACTTCGTGCTGATGTACCTCGCGGAGTTCCTGCACATCTTCCTCGGCGGGGCGATCATCGCGACGATCTTCCTCGGCGGCCCGGCCGGACCGCTCCTGCCCGGGTTCGTCTGGTTCATGATCAAGATCTGGGCGGTCTTCCTGCTGACGCAGTGGGCCCGCTCTGCGGTCCCGCGCGTCCGCATCGACCAGCTCATCGAGATCGGCTGGAAGGGGATGCTCGTGCTCTCCTTCGCCAACCTCCTGCTCACCGCCGTCATCGTGGGGGTGATCGTCTGA